From a single Rutidosis leptorrhynchoides isolate AG116_Rl617_1_P2 chromosome 5, CSIRO_AGI_Rlap_v1, whole genome shotgun sequence genomic region:
- the LOC139847717 gene encoding uncharacterized protein, giving the protein MGCASSKQVDVGPADVYRPAATSFAVFDVNNIKEPWLAVEEQDEEQKPQPESLEKPHTNLPKPILEKLDNNDDVPRSWDEVSRELEDLKPTLNSPKPSPPTAAPTPESPFPAKKVKRKSFSFHTLEELENNAKAANKPTPPGMKKTESMNELTKFGASLRKTDPGTKFGSGPPPVLDGYKSLKENPFLLRDKEEREKQGLPPLFMKRDPLEDYPEICPPGGSEKVVIYLTSLGGIRRTYEDCNRVRSIMELHGFLYEERDISLHGEFRTQLKELLGDSVNVPRMFVKGRYIGGVDEIVGLNETGRLRRILSRVGIEKQVGRQACEGCGGARFVPCLDCGGSCKIVVDGKKEKERCPECNENGLIYCPMCS; this is encoded by the coding sequence ATGGGTTGTGCATCATCTAAACAAGTGGATGTCGGACCGGCGGATGTTTATCGTCCGGCAGCCACCAGTTTCGCTGTTTTTGACGTCAACAATATTAAAGAACCATGGTTAGCTGTCGAAGAACAAGACGAAGAACAAAAACCTCAGCCCGAATCACTCGAGAAACCGCACACAAATTTGCCCAAACCAATCCTTGAAAAACTCGATAACAACGACGATGTTCCAAGATCATGGGATGAAGTTAGCAGAGAGTTAGAAGACTTAAAACCAACCTTAAACTCCCCAAAACCGTCCCCACCAACCGCCGCCCCTACGCCGGAATCCCCTTTTCCAGCCAAAAAAGTAAAACGAAAAAGCTTTTCTTTTCATACACTCGAAGAACTCGAAAACAATGCTAAAGCAGCTAACAAACCAACACCACCTGGGATGAAAAAAACCGAGTCAATGAACGAGTTGACCAAATTCGGAGCCAGCTTGAGGAAAACGGATCCGGGTACAAAATTCGGGTCGGGCCCGCCTCCGGTTTTGGACGGGTACAAATCATTAAAAGAGAACCCATTTTTGTTAAGGGATAAAGAGGAAAGAGAAAAACAAGGTTTACCACCACTTTTTATGAAAAGGGACCCACTTGAGGATTACCCTGAGATTTGCCCACCGGGCGGGTCCGAAAAAGTGGTTATTTATTTGACTTCATTGGGTGGGATCCGGAGGACTTATGAGGATTGTAACCGGGTCAGGTCCATTATGGAGCTCCATGGATTTTTATACGAAGAAAGGGACATATCGTTACATGGCGAGTTTCGAACTCAGTTAAAAGAGTTACTTGGTGACTCGGTGAATGTACCGAGGATGTTTGTTAAGGGTCGGTACATAGGGGGAGTTGATGAGATTGTGGGTCTAAATGAAACGGGTCGACTTAGGAGGATACTGAGTCGAGTCGGGATTGAGAAACAAGTTGGGAGGCAAGCGTGTGAAGGGTGCGGTGGAGCGAGATTCGTACCGTGTTTGGATTGTGGAGGGAGTTGTAAGATTGTTGTTGATggcaagaaagaaaaagaaagatgcCCGGAATGTAATGAAAATGGGCTAATTTATTGTCCCATGTGTTCATGA
- the LOC139848322 gene encoding RNA polymerase II transcriptional coactivator KELP-like, which translates to MDPELSNKIEETVLEVLKNSDMESTTEFQVRKLASEKLGIDLSESQRKKLVRNVVQTYLEQQQQLKEEGNEKVVEQKEEDENSDDNDDVDDKKKGGKEYDDEGDLIICRLSNKRRVTLTEFRGKSLVSIREYYKKDGKELPSSKGISLTAEQWSTFSKNVPAIEKAIKKLEGR; encoded by the exons ATGGATCCTGAATTATCAAACAAAATAGAAGAAACAGTATTGGAGGTGCTGAAGAATTCAGACATGGAATCAACTACTGAATTTCAAGTGCGCAAATTAGCATCTGAAAAGCTCGGAATCGATTTATCTGAATCCCAACGGAAGAAACTTGTACGGAATGTCGTTCAGACGTACCttgaacaacaacagcaattaaaaGAAGAAGGTAATGAAAAAGTGGTTGAACaaaaagaagaagatgaaaacagTGATGATAATGATGACGTTGATGATAAGAAGAAGGGTGGTAAGGAGTATGATGATGAAGGTGATCTTATTATTTGCAGA CTGTCTAATAAGAGAAGGGTGACACTCACTGAATTCAGAGGTAAGAGTTTGGTGTCTATAAGAGAGTACTATAAAAAAGATGGCAAGGAGCTTCCTAGTTCTAAAG GTATCAGTTTGACTGCTGAGCAATGGTCAACCTTCAGCAAGAATGTACCTGCAATAGAGAAGGCCATCAAGAAATTGGAGGGAAGGTGA